One Fundulus heteroclitus isolate FHET01 chromosome 8, MU-UCD_Fhet_4.1, whole genome shotgun sequence genomic window, cagagatttagaatgacttatgtacatttaaggtgacttatatacaaatggatttgacgttgtacattaaagtggtaccaggtaaagaacaacagtgaggtagtgagaaaACTGTAACAGCTAAAGTCTCTTATTTAACAGGGTTATTGCGCAGGTTATTATATAGTAATTGCgtagatggatggagctgaaagtAGTGAATAACTGGGAAGAATACGGCACATGTTATACATCCCTCGATATCTTGTGGAACCATCGTCCACTTTTCAGCCTACAGCTGCTGGTCATTTTAGGGTGTGTCTCTATAAACCGCATGAAATGAGACATCCTTCACCACTGTGTGCTTGCAGCTTTAGGTTCAGTCAGATTAGACAGAGAATTGAAGTTGAAGCCAGTTGTCAAGTCTTGGCCTCAGATTCTCATGTGGATGACTGGGGTTGACCTAATCTGGGCCTTCCTTGCATTTTAACATACTCTGACCTAAACCCATTGCATTGCAgctccagctgtatgtttaaagAGACTGGCCAGTGGGAGGTACATCTTTCCACCAGGTTTTCTCACAGGACTGTCCCATATTTAGATCCACCCACCTTCGcaccaactctgaccagcttctgtTTACCCGCCGGAGAAAACAATGTTTCACAACAGGGACGGTGCATTCAGGGGGACGTGCGTTGcagtatttgtttctttttttttttttttgtttgccatgcaagaagaagaaatctttatttgtcactgAAATTGTAAATTCTAACGGAATTTGCCTTctgtatttaacccatcccttagggagcagcggGCAGCTCTTACAGCGTCCTGAGGTCAGGGTCTTACTCACGGACCCATGGTGGCGGTCTCCAGACTTCAAGCCGGGTACTGGCAGCCTTCCCAGAAcacaagcgcgctgctctaataGGCCACCATTCCCCCATAGGATggaatgttttgcatgtttgccAAAAATTgttcattttgtctcatctgaccagagtgtGCTGTGTCCCTTACATGGCTTGAGGCAAAGCTGACGGATTTGTCCGTCACTCTTCcatgaaggccagatttgttgGGTGCACGACTAATGGCTCTCTTGTGTTGAGCGgttgatttctgcagctcctccagtgatGCCGTAAGCTTCTAACGCCGCACGCCACATTTCCTCCCTCTCATGAATGATTGACCGAACAGCTTgctctttgttgttttattatctaaccctgctttaaactccaTAACCGCCTCCCCACACccgtctgctgctgttctttggTTTTCATGAAGCTCTTTGTTCACTgttgttctctaacaaagctGTGAGTTGAATTTATGCTGAAAGATGAGCTGGACTGATGCTGAAAATGACCGTCAGAGCGATAGGTTGGATGCAAATccgtgccacacttttcagattttcatttataaGAGAAATAATTGGAAACCATgagattttccttccactttacaattgtGTATGACCTTCTGTtgctccatcacataaaatccaagtaggacacatgaaaaatatgcaaaaacgTGCAAAAgatatgaacatttttttttcatatgtatACACTGAGCGAGCCCACACACCGTTCTTTTTAATTCAGACTTTTATTACAAAACCGTTACAAAACTAGATCAAGGCTAAGAGCACTTAGGAATGCCTACAGGTGACCGTAACTCCATaatttaaatagataaatacaGATGTGTGCAAAAGCCCCAGGACAAGGTTGGAGCTCTGACAGCTGCTCTGATGCTAGTGGCTATACGTCAAGCTTTGACCGACGCAGCGGCGAGGCCGACCCCTTGCTGCAGGTACCGTGGCAAAAATCAAGACCCCTGATGAGTGACTcaacatggaaaaaaacaatattatttttctttttctttttttttctggaatggtgaaaaaaaactttgtgcgGTGCGTGCGTCACAGCACGGTAAAAAGGACCGGAGCTGCTCTCTGCTCTTTTTGCACTGAGATGACTGTTGATGGCTTTGGGCTTGGGTCGCTAATTCTCTTGACAAGAACCTAAAAGACAGAATATGGAAAGAGTTACGAAGTATTcgttgaaggaaaaaaaaaaaaaaaagatcccctGAAAGAACAAAAACGTATCAGATTTTAACGCGCGATTCAAGTTAAAACTCAATTTGGGGCTGTGCCAGAGCGTCGATCCCTCTCCCCGCCGCAGCTGCTCTCCTGCAGCCGGAGGCGTCTGGACAAACGACGTTTCAAGGCTGGGTTTGTGAAAGCCAGGAGAGTAATAACCATTACGAGCTTTCATTTGAATAACTGCCGGCTGATTGTTTAAAATATATGCAACCTTTGCAATTCCGTGCAAATATTTATGGTCTCCagacaaaaaagaataataaaaattggCAGTGGAAACCGGTCTGGACACATACTTTGCTTGACTCTAACTTAATTAGATTATAATTTAAGAGCAAATATATCACTTTGCTCAGTTTTATTTGACTATTTACGCCATTACGCAGCTAGAGACATTATGATGTTACAAGATCTAATCATgccattatatttttattaacaacAACACATAATACATCTTATTACATTATAGACAATCGTTACATCTGAGCTTTTAGGTGCTTTTTGGAGGCCTTTTCTCAAGGAATAATTTGTCACGTGGTTTTGGGGTAAATCtgggatgtatttttttttttcttttctcatggGTGCAACTTGGAATCAAAAGTCGGCATTTGGCTGCTCACATGTGCCAAGGCGCTCCTCCAGGAAGCCGATCTGCTCGCTGAGGGAGTCGATGCGGTCCAGTTGCCGGAAGGAGTGGGACAGTAGGGTGGTCTTCTCCGGGAAACTCTCGTCCAGCGGCGGGGGGAAGAAGCTGGTGAAGGGTGCCAACACCATCTGCAGCTTCTTCTCagtaataaaaggaaaaaaaagggggggaaatgCCACCTTGTAAATATGAATTACAGTTAAATCTCCTTTTAGATATTAGGATGAATGATATGCCGGTGTGCAGGCGTGGCATTTTAAAGTTTGTCTGGTTGGAGGGTTGAGCAGCGGTCGGGTTTTACGTTTCACATGTACACAGAGATCAGAGATGTTCCTGTCTTGTACCTTTTCCAGCAGCTCCACTCTGTTCCTCAGGCTCTGGACCTCCTCTGTGACGTTCTCCACCAGGGGCAAGCTTCCTCCTGCGGAggagacacaaacacaaacacacgtgCTTCACAACATGCGGACTACTGCGCATGAGTTCATGGAaggtggcaaaaacaaaacagcacaaaacaacaacaaaaatagccATTTTGATGGGTGGTGTTACAtcctgaaaccaaaaaaaaagaagaaaaaaaaaaagtcaggacTGCAAAGCCGCAAGGAAATTGAATGAGTTTACGTGGAAGCGGGGGAATTCCTTCGGGCTCTTGCAGAAATAGACATTTTTGGCGTTAtttccacaaacttcaatgtgttttatgggGATTTTAATGTGGCATCCGAgctttttttgctaattaacaAGTGTGCCGTACATTGTGTTCAgcctcctttactctgataaccTGAATGAAAtccaaccctaaccctaaccctcacCTAATTAGTGAATTAAGCTCACCAGACTGTGCATTTGTGTTTAGAGAAAAAGAGCTTTGAGTGCTTTCACAGGGCACTGTAGATACGAGAAGAGCCAGAGGAGCCAAAAGCGATGCCACCAGAAATAGACTGGCAAACGAATCGACAGCGCCTGGCTCAGCGCTCTCGAAGGAGGACGTTCCCTCCAGCGACTCAAGAACAACCCCCCCGGCCTCTCTCTTCCACTTCTCTGCTTGCGCCTCGGCAGACAGACGGGGAGATGTTCGATCTCTCCCAGATGTGGTCCACACCAGAGTGGAATAAGCTGAGAAACAGGGCAAggagaaggaaaggaggaggtGCAAAAGCGaaagagggggagggggggagggagggtgCTCGGGTGCGTGACCCCCAGCAGACAGAGTTGATGGAGCTGGAATGAGAACACAAGCCTCGGCCAAGAACAgagcggggagggggggggaaggaAAGGGAAAGAGGCGGGAGGCTGAACAGCCCAAAACGCAATCCAAGACTCTTGGCAGAGTGAGAGTGGGCTTTCTGAGCGTTTAAAGCCTCTGTTTACATTCGCCATCTCCATCAACAGCCCTCCGACATGTGTACGTGAACAGATAATAGAAAAGCGTCTCTGGAGCGGAGCGCCTTGCGAAAGCCCGTCTGCATCCAGGCTGCAGGAGCGGGCACGCTCCCACAAAGCAGGCCTTTCAGCCGCCCCTCTAAGTTCGCTGAGACCTGTCACGTTTTCTGCTTTCCAGCGCCGGCTCTCGTGTGCATTTTTCGCTGACTCAGCCATCCATCACGTCGCCGTTGTAGGTGAACTTTCGGAGCTTGTGGTCAGTTTCCAGAAGGCGCGCTGATAAATGGAGGGGAGTTTGTAGGAGGAGGGCCTGGGAGACTTGGCAATCTCCCCGTTACGCGCAGACGTTTCTTTTACCCGGAGTGCAGGAGACAGCATCCAGTTTGAATTCGCAGGGAGGTGagtcacaaaaaaacaattccCCAGGCTGGAAAGAGTTGGGAGAAATCAGGAAGAGGTATGCCTgcatcaaggttttttttttttgttctttttttttggttgcacAATTTCCCAAAAGAGCAATAATGCCGACTCTGAATAGGACTTAAAAGGAATATTCTGAGGTCAAGAATAGCTGCAGACATAAAGCAGGAGGGGGAGGGCAGTTGTGTATTGTTTCGTGGCTTCATTGCCTAGCAAAGCTATTTATACGTCTACAACTTTTTCCGATTTTGttacattaaagaaaaacacaagctTACATGCGTTTTACCGAGGATTTTCTGTGAAACGGTCGCGTGTCTCTCAGTCTGCTTCCTCTAAAGTGTGACGTGCATATTGCAATAAATCCTCTCAACCCCCGAAATAAGCCAGCGTCTCCAGAAGTCACTAAAGAGAAAGAGCTATGACTCGCATCGTCTCAGCAGAAATCCAGCCGCTCCATacgaaggcctcagaggtctgTTACAGAACATCGGTGTTCAAACAGCATCACCGAGACCAAGGAACGTTGTGGACAAGTTTATAGGAAATATTACTCTGCTGGGAAGCCATTGTTGCATAAATATGGTCCTGAGATGTCGCAGCTGCATTGTCATAAGCCGTGAAGAGGACGCAGCAAACGTGGAAGgagctttggtcagatgagatatAAATACAAAACGCTATGTGTGCGGGGAGAAAGAAGAAATCACTCTGAACAGACCGTCCTCAGgggaaacacggtggtggcagaatCAGGATGCAGTCCTTCAGCAAAGACCGGGTAGCTGAAAGGAAGATGAATGGACCTAAAAGAGAGCGATCCCGAGAAAGATGTGGGACTGGGGCTCAGGTTCCCTTCCAGCagggcaaaaaaaaaccaaacatacACCCAGAGGGACGACGCAAAGGTTTAGGTTGAAGCATAATTCAGgtgtcagaatggcccagtcaaagcccagacctaaatcctgtTAAgaatctggtgggaaaacttgAACCTGACAGAGTTTAAGGTTGACCACAAATGCACGTCATACTTTTtgtattcgttttttttttttttttggttcaaaaatTTTTGGAAAACCACACATtattttcccctccacatcctAATTATGCTCCACTTTGTGTCGGCCTATCGCGTACAACACCAATAAGGCACGTTGCAGTTTGTGGATGTGGAATAAACACTTTAGCAGGGAACTTTAAGACACAAGTAGCATGCACAtttaagagaggaaaaaaaaaaaagaaaagctttttcttaccgagagatagagaaaaaaaaatgcttcatttCTAAAAAGGAAATAATGGAGTGTGCGGGGTGAAAGTACGTCTGCATTAGCACGGGAGCtggattaaaggcagatgtgtGCTCCCAGCAACGAGACTCGCACTCATTATCAAAGTGGAAACGGTGGCCGTCTCACCACACGGAGCCAGCCTCACGCAACGTCCGTCTGGAGTCGGCACCAGTCGCAGTGCATTATTACTCACGGTACGAGTTGAGAGTGGCATAGCGCGTACCAAAAGTAATAATGGACCGCGAAGCTGGTCAGGTTCTCTTCTTCTGTCCAGCTGAAGAACACTGAACGGTGCAGATTAAGCTCCCCACATGCACTCATTTACCCGCGTCGACGTGACCACCCACTGCAGCCCGGCTGCTCTGGCTGGGATTGGGAGGAGGAGATGGCAGCTGGTGACAGGAGCGTCCGTCTTCGGCCAGCCCGAAGCCGTCTCTGCAGGCGCATCTGTAGCTTCCAGCTGTGTTCACGCACAGCTGGGCGCACGCCTGCCGCCCACCGCACTCGTCCACATCTGGCAGCCAAAAGGaagtaaaaagacaaaaggagGCAGGTGTAAGTATGCACGTAGCTTTATGCACAGCTCCGCGGGTTTAGTCTGATGGTGGTTGGGTTTCAGTGTACCGGTCTGGCACTGGTGTCCCGTCCAGCCAGGGGGGCACGCGCACTTGTTGGGTTTCGAGCAGGTGCCGCCGTTCATGCAGGGTTCTGAGCACAGAGCTGGGGAGCACACACAAAGCAAAGACATCGGTCAACTGGAAGCTCCTGATTCATGAGGATTGCTGTAAATCTGCTCAGCAAACAGATTTATTCTCTTTCTGATATGAGTCAAACAGGCTGGCACTAAACTGGATCAGCCAGAGAGGCGTTCTCCGGCCGTTTGTTTTGTGGTCCGGTTTCCGAAGACGCCTTTTGTCCCATAAAGGTAGCCTGTTAAAGTAAAGTAATCTAAGGTAGACTTGCTTTAaagttaaaagacaaaaataatctCAGATTTCTAGGTGGAAAATTGACCTGAAAATGATCAAATTAGTTATCTTTATCTAACTTTTTAGATGCTCACAGTTAAGACACACTTAAATATGTCTGTCTCCTGGTTTAGTTTGCTGGCCGTTGTGCCTTGTGGTGACGTAAAGGTTTAGTGTCCTAAAAactcaaatatgtttttttctagtTAATTCTTGTGTTATTCAAGCATGTTATTATTGGTAGTATCTGTTAACTATccgtatatatatattgtactTGCCATTATACTACATTTTATCACTATATTAGATTAAAATCTATCATTTTTCTAttaatttcatgttttctaAATGCAGAATTGTGTCATATGTAagatttgttaatttaatttaaaaagatttactACATGTTTTATGTCTTTCAGTCTGTTTTTTCCACATTGTATGACCCTCCTTAGTATagaaagtgctctataaataaagataGGTTGCTCTTTTAGTTATACATCCGTCAGATTTCCAACTACATTGACTTTTAATCTGATTAAAACTGTTGCTTTTTCAAATGCTGTAATCCTTCTTAAAATTATAGttgagccaaaaaaaacaaaaatcccatACACCTTTAACTAACGTAATCTAATATTCCACTGTGTTATAAAATGATGTAACAGAAATGCTGGTATTTAAAGCGCAGCAACAGCTGAGAACAGAGAAACCAGCCACAGCAGAGGCTCCATCCGGCTGATCCAGGCTCCCACCAAACAATCATTTAGTTAGCTTTTATAACTTTCTCTTACTgatatgcaaaataaaaaaaataaaaattatggcTTCGATGAGCCCGGAAGATAAAACACACGGGTAGTGCGAGATGGGCCAAGACCAAAGCGGACCTCTAAACATCTGAAGGAACTTGAAACTGTAGTTGAAGTGCGAATGCTGCTTTGCGAACCTTTAACACGTCCTCGCGTTTGCATTTTACACTTTAgtaatgcaggagaaaaaaaaggttatttccaTCAGAAATGGAGAACGGTGTTAGTGCGCCACCGatgatcttcctgtgtgaaacacgTCCAGAGAACCGAGCACGTTTCTGGTCGGGACAACTGCCtaatagaaaaataaagctaTATAAAAATCTATAGAACAGCATTCCCTCACACCACGATAGTAAATTTGCCTGGTTAGAGGGATTCATACAGGCTGTTGCTCTGACCAGACACTTTAAATGTTCCATTCTCAGCAGGACTTTCACACAGGACCATCTTTGGTGGCGTGTCGCCTCttgtctcttcttcttctgcaaaATAGTCATGGGGCTGTGGATAAATAACCAGCCAGTGCAAGCCTGACAGTGTTTTATAGATGCATaacattgtgtttttctttttttttttaaatgaaagttgtTTAAAGACGGTTAAAGCTCCCCTTGGCCCATTTCAGACTACCCGCTAGCTTAGGCCTCCAGAACCAGCTATCCTGGATTTAGGCTAacagaagaagcaggagagtTAAACCTTCATCCTCAATGCATAAAAGTTcaaaagcatcttttttttaggCTACCTTGGTTGCAGTTGTGCGAGTGAAACCTCCGCCAGCCGGGGCAGCAGTCTGGGTAGAAATGTGAGGCCGACGCTATTCTGCTCACCTGCCGGTAAGCCAGCGAGTACGTTGTTCTGCGGAGACAGCAAAGACACCGGGGGTCACCGGTTATTCTGAAAGCGttccactgcaaaaacggaacctaaaataagtaaaatgttcttaaaatgagtgtatttgtccttgatttaagcaggtaaataagattatttgccaatggaataagatttttgcacttaaaatagaaacaatgcatctccatcaccttatttcaagtacaggatgtctaattatcttattttaggggtaaaaatacttattccattggcaaataatcttttttacctgctcaaatcgaggacaaatacactcactttaagaacattttacttatttttagatccgtttttgcagtcaGATGGCAGGAATAGGGAAAAAGGCAAACCACCGTTTGGGAAGAAGGTGTCAGGAATGAGAGGAGGGTAGAAGTGATGCGAAGCCAAATCTATAATCAGCTACGTTGGCTTGGTCCTGCTGAGAAAAGCGGCGTGTTTAGCTCGCCAGAGGAGGGTTGAATCACGAGCAATAAACTGAGGCTAAAACCAGGGACTAGAGACATGTGCGCAAGGGGATCcaagaaaacagagcagaagtGAAAGCGAGCTTTGCCGAGAGCAAAAGTTAGCGGGGGGATTAAAATTGCGGTGAAGGTAGAGGGCTGGAGAGCAAGTGGGAGGCTTCGAGTATGGAGGGAGACggagtccaaaataaacaaggCAGCAGTCTCTGCGGGCAGGCAGCTCATTTCCCGTCGTTACACAAAGTGCTCGATATTTAGATTCCACTCCAGCTATGTGGCACCGTGACCCACTTCTGTGTACAGTAGGGTTTGCTGTGCCTTTGTGGAAGAAAGCGAAGGTCTGTGCGCGGCCACAGCGCTGTTTGTTTGCGCGGACGCCTCGGTGAAACGCCTTGTTTTGACAGCGCTGTGACCGGAGGCGaggccttttcttttttttatttttattttaaaacatttgcacgCTTTTGTGTGAGAAAAGAGAGTGTGAGCGTCTCACTTGTATGTGCTGCAGAGGCGGCGGCCCTGACACAGGGTGATGTAGGGCTTGTGCACCGGCTGGACGTAAGACTCCGTCGCCGTGACGATCTTGTGACGGAGGTCGTGGCTGCACGCCCTCCTTCTGGAAGAAAACACGAGAAAAGATGCGACGTGTTAAAGCCTGTGACCTACTCAATCAGGTCCTCTGtgagccagctgactggcagtgtgcagcgACACTGCACgctttctgcatcttttgcgACCCTGATACCCGATGTCCATTTAAGGTGACTCCTGCCTGACCTGTACAATCACTCCTGATTATGTCCCGGCTAAGAGCTGATCTCTGACCCTCCCGTCTCCACTTGACCCATCGTTTAGTTTATTTTGGTGCTCGCCCAAATCAGCTCTAAAAACGACAGCGTGGCTATCCCCCTTTTAATGGCCCGGACTTTTGGCCCCTGGGAAAAAAATGACCTCCTGAATGCCTGAATGTCATCTGGGAACGTCCCATTTAGCAATGGCTTCCTCAAAGCAAACATCTCAGGGTGAAGGCGGTGAACACGGGCAGAGTCAGGGGTGCCGTTACCCGTGGTGCCCGGAGAACTGGGGAGTGCCCATCacatggaggaagaggagggcgGAGGAGAGGAGCAGCCTTCGGTACATCGTCTTCCTCTTTCCCACGTTTCCCTCGCCGGGGCTctcacacactctctctctctctttgtgcGAGCGGCAGGGAAGCGGAGAGGAGGACGGGCGAAGGAGAGAAGACAGCAGCCAGTCTCTTCACGCTGGATGTCTGTGATGGCTCCAGCTACCTGCGTAAAAAGAAAGAGTTGAGACCATTGAatccaaaaaaataacattttctttttgcgcAATCCGGACGGAAACTTTGAAAAGAGTACAGCAGAAAACGACAATGCGATAGGCTTCATTCCTGCAAAGCCACAGGTCATCCTTATCTGCTGTGAAGAGACAGACTCAGagtggggggatggggggggggggggggaactcaGTGAGCGTCAGCTGGGTCGTGTCTCTGAGAGCTGAGCAGGCGTCAGGGCAGAGCATTAAACATGAAGTCAGTGCAGAGTAGTGGGAACCTCAGCGCGCTTCTCGTTTAGCA contains:
- the egfl7 gene encoding epidermal growth factor-like protein 7 isoform X1 encodes the protein MYRRLLLSSALLFLHVMGTPQFSGHHGRRACSHDLRHKIVTATESYVQPVHKPYITLCQGRRLCSTYKTTYSLAYRQVSRIASASHFYPDCCPGWRRFHSHNCNQALCSEPCMNGGTCSKPNKCACPPGWTGHQCQTDVDECGGRQACAQLCVNTAGSYRCACRDGFGLAEDGRSCHQLPSPPPNPSQSSRAAVGGHVDAGGSLPLVENVTEEVQSLRNRVELLEKKLQMVLAPFTSFFPPPLDESFPEKTTLLSHSFRQLDRIDSLSEQIGFLEERLGTCSCQEN
- the egfl7 gene encoding epidermal growth factor-like protein 7 isoform X2, translated to MYRRLLLSSALLFLHVMGTPQFSGHHGRRACSHDLRHKIVTATESYVQPVHKPYITLCQGRRLCSTYKTTYSLAYRQVSRIASASHFYPDCCPGWRRFHSHNCNQALCSEPCMNGGTCSKPNKCACPPGWTGHQCQTDVDECGGRQACAQLCVNTAGSYRCACRDGFGLAEDGRSCHQLPSPPPNPSQSSRAAVGGHVDAGGSLPLVENVTEEVQSLRNRVELLEKLQMVLAPFTSFFPPPLDESFPEKTTLLSHSFRQLDRIDSLSEQIGFLEERLGTCSCQEN